A genome region from Erigeron canadensis isolate Cc75 chromosome 3, C_canadensis_v1, whole genome shotgun sequence includes the following:
- the LOC122592084 gene encoding zinc finger protein 8-like — protein MAEADDQPDLQDGRSYECIYCKHGFTTAQALGGHMNIHRKDRAKRDSSSSNVDKIGPRLYRPCLITSCIHSHHQEGQPHEFMLGSRPTMDHQYPNGSITIRPSRDDQISLSLSLQFGHQSPNQEETIRGGYEEDELDLELRLGNYM, from the coding sequence ATGGCAGAAGCTGATGATCAACCTGATCTGCAAGATGGGCGATCCTATGAGTGCATATATTGCAAGCATGGGTTCACCACTGCACAAGCCTTGGGTGGACATATGAATATCCACCGGAAAGATAGAGCCAAGAGAGATTCTAGTTCTTCAAACGTTGACAAGATTGGCCCTAGACTCTACCGGCCATGTTTGATCACGAGTTGCATCCACAGCCATCATCAAGAGGGACAACCTCATGAGTTTATGTTAGGATCAAGGCCTACAATGGATCACCAATACCCTAATGGATCAATCACAATTAGGCCTTCACGAGATGATCAGATAAGCTTGAGCTTGAGCTTACAGTTTGGTCATCAGTCACCTAATCAAGAAGAAACCATCCGAGGGGGATATGAAGAGGATGAACTCGATTTGGAGCTTCGTCTAGGGAATTATATGTAG
- the LOC122592085 gene encoding transcriptional regulator SUPERMAN-like, with protein MNHKFKSTNYIFDQKDYYGFSWPQRNFMCTFCNKEYKSAQALGGHMNVHRRDRAKLRLSSPPLAHDDQHQAANPNNPNTAKCVSPPSPVRYQPYNKTTHHSSLLFPHHVSTTNVEDEQRALYACSAGGIDFLGCMGKKNVRMEDGEKEGNGIRVWKKAEIFNMKMEMEMETEMGLLNKDGKNIELDLELRLGRS; from the coding sequence ATGAATCACAAATTCAAAAGCACCAACTACATATTTGATCAAAAAGATTATTATGGGTTTTCATGGCCTCAAAGAAACTTTATGTGCACCTTTTGCAACAAAGAGTACAAATCTGCACAAGCTCTTGGTGGTCACATGAATGTTCACAGAAGAGATAGAGCTAAACTAAGACTCTCATCACCTCCTCTTGCTCATGATGATCAACACCAAGCTGCAAACCCGAATAACCCTAACACTGCTAAATGTGTGTCACCACCATCACCGGTTCGTTACCAACCTTACAATAAGACCACCCACCATTCTTCTCTACTTTTTCCTCATCATGTTTCCACTACTAATGTAGAAGATGAACAACGCGCGTTATATGCGTGTTCTGCAGGCGGGATAGACTTTTTAGGGTGTATGGGAAAGAAGAATGTGAGAATGGAAGATGGGGAGAAAGAAGGAAATGGGATTAGGGTTTGGAAGAAAGCTGAAATCTTTAACatgaagatggagatggagaTGGAGACGGAGATGGGCTTGCTTAATAAAGATGGAAAGAATATTGAGCTAGATTTGGAACTTCGACTTGGGCGGTCTTGA